In Engraulis encrasicolus isolate BLACKSEA-1 chromosome 2, IST_EnEncr_1.0, whole genome shotgun sequence, the sequence ccaccccacaccaaacaaacaacaaacaaacaaaataaacatgggcactacagatctatatcgctccatgactatttcgggtgtctctttataggaggacacttgtctcaaatggcatagtgagggtgtatgtgttttctactgaaatagcagaccttactttttaaaaatatggGTTTTTGGGTAGCATTAAACGTATTCTCTTACCAGTGCTGCGCACCTGCTGTAACCTTTTATACCGGTGCTACACACCTGTGCACCCCTGGTCATTAGACTTATCTTACACAGTCCATCAATTAATCAAAACACAGCTAcatattttttcccccataatgtgTCTGACACTATTTAGTGGTCTATACAGAAGAAATTGTTGGTCCAAGCCTCTTAGGGCACTATTGCCTTCTTGCTTGAATAATTCGATGGACAGAGTATTGAGGCCTACTACATGTACCTGTCAGTATATAACCAACTGAGGGTAGTGCTGGACTTGATGCATcctagtggggtcgtaggcatgtgcattttttctcagtcatttcaaatttgtgttaaagtttggttttcaatcccaagttgaagtttagggtctatagaacaatttgggttcgagtgtcaaacacacagataacaaaatagcctgcggggggcgctctaaaatatataaactgctataacgttttattagtttaaccaaatttaacatatgggGTATGCATGgactcagcattaagaggaggagctggtgaacTAAGTATtaggttaccagattaaagacacactatgtcataaacacacttttagcccatggacagcaaaattcagggtttttttaagataaagggtggaaatgccctccaagttgcaatgaaacatcatttattgttacaagttattgtaaataaagcctggtatatcattcaacttgacttgttcagaatatccctgaagcacaaagatacctaggatacctatacgcaaatatggctgcataaagcctatgtgatatttaggacccaacttgcaactttgagtttatgaatttaggatcatgagtatcaacttttttcgatgaagccatattctattcacacataaaattacaaaaaagttatatctggaagaaaatacatcaataataataataataataataataataacaagactgcatttccggagagacaatgctattggtatgcttgcggattatgcacacacacacacagagctgttgtatacacacagagaaacacgagggaaagagatagaggcgtgtgtgtgtgtgtgtgtgtgtgtgtgtgtctgtgtgtgtgtgtgtgtgtgtgtgtgtgtgtgtgtgtgtgtgtgtgtgtgtgtgtgtgtgtgtgtgtgtgtgtgtgtgtgtgtgtgtgtgtgtgtgtgcgagagagagagagagagcgagagagagagagagagagagagagagagagagagagagagagagttctacaagtctgcgtgtgtgtgtgtgtgtgtatgactgaagattctaaaaggtgacagtttggcagtcaacagctgagtaatatgtgcagccttttttttacgctgtcatatctccaaaagttttgcaagttgacatgatattgacacacaaatggcacaaacctgctcttcatgtcaaagctgagatcactttggccaaatggttcagtcaaaaaatggacatatttaggcctatgcgctgagctgttcacacatttttttgtaagtgaatggggtaacatcatagggattttaaaactgctctctttgaaacatttttaagagttggcttatgatcttattcttcacagtttgtattcagagccaatacctctctgacaatgcctttacctagttgatacctagttaaaaaccccaggacaggtcacctctcactctaactgccacagtgtgtgacattatcatcttgaccattctaccattaatttcaatgaggggggaaacagagagaaaactgaggaaaaacaagtctggtgaccgaatgaaagggggtaggccagcgaaaaatactccacccagagcccttttcgagccattcgttttggcactcgaaccgtgtctctatctcgaacactgcaacgattcaaagccgccgtactaatgaatggcaattcccatatgccgaggagaatggaaaaatgtagaataataataaactgttgatgaacaattaatatgctttgccgcaagcatactaaataaactgctggagaacaattagtatgcttgctgggggcaaacagaggcctttggcaagcatactaaatgatACTaaaggactatttcatacatggtagacacaatcatctgctctgggaactgtccatttgttaccagcgtagttgacaggaatgaaaaccgttcttattatctgcatttgccagaaatgcctgccaatctggtaacaaatgaacagttcccagatttggactacactaccaaagatgcagttgccaaagatgttttccaactagaggtgaagtgcagctactagtaggcctacttgtacaaatagacctgccagatctcggtgcaagtgcatgaaggccgAGTTAAAGTCCACACGTCTgtgccagagccatacagaggggagagtcgggcaatctccgctgtgtgctaaggccgacttcctcattagcaaaattagctgttttagcttctcagtactgctcagcgttacgaatgttagttcctagtagtgggcgtagcacacagcaaatgcaatgcgatgcaatgcagggaatatgacaagacttgctgttcgtagtaataacatcagataaacatcacagatggtaaaactgttgtaattatcaccaccgagacagttgatcgtttacatatttgtggtgattaccccgcagtatagtttgttagtccttatttttggctgttaatgcagtggttctatgttgagtctatagaaagacagccgctttaggaacaaccttatctcgctgaaaggtggagctgccatttaattcctggtcctccaatcgcgtaactctcccgtCTGTATGACTCtggtctgtgcaagtgcacatacaatttctaagactgaccactgactgttttttcatctgttctctgtcatagttattgtagagtggagcattggaataaatgttagccctatggtcttctgtttactttttgaatgcaggaaaaaatgatgttccccatagtatttatcatcatcatcattattactattattattattattattattattattattattattattattattgatttactttcttccagatataaagtgtttaagttgtgaataaaatgatggctcgattgaaaaaaagctggcactcaggatcctaaattcataaactcaaagttgcaagttgggtgctaaatatcacataggctttatgcagccatatttgtgtatatgtatcctaagtttctgtgtgcttcagggatattctgaacaaatcaagttaagtgatagcccaggctttatttacaataaattgtaacaataaattatgtttcattgcaacttggagggcatttccaccctttatcttaaaaaagcccggatttagctgtccattggctaaaagtgtgtttattacatagtgtgtctttaatctggtaaccaactatttagcccaccggttTCCCCTCTTTaggctgaatccatacatacctcatatgttaaatttggtttaactaatcaaaagttatagcagtttatatattttagagcgccccccgcaggccattttgttacctgtgtgtttgacactcgaactcaaattgttctatagaccctaaacttcaacttggaagtgaaaaccaaactttaacatcaatttgaaatgactgagcctattacgagcCCACTATccaccatatgcatgcatgcaactCATTGCTGTTCATGCAAGACAGTTCATTGGTTGTTCAGTTTTTAAGGAAACACCGCCATCTATGGGTGACGGACAAAAAGTACATGGAAATGAATGAGGAAGAATGCAGACTACCGGTAGATTATTTAGAGAATAATAATCTTCAACCTTAATAGAAAATATTTTACTGcgtgtattttatttttactaCACGAGGTTCACTAGTAGccctaggcctatttttttttttaaatcattattattttttaatgttgAGGGCTGGCACTTTTAACTTGTGTACAGACAGACGTGACGTCATCCACAAGCGACTTGCATGCCAGCTTGCACAACACAGCAATCATTTGACTTTCAGGACTTGCGAGCTGCCATCTCACCTTCGTAATGCAGGGGATTGCAAAATCAGGACGTTTATTGCACGAATGCTCGTTATCGGTTCTTGGACCATCAAGGCAACGGCAATTATGTTTGAGTAACGCAGGTAAGGAGCTTGTTTAATTCTTTCAGTAGCAGTTTGATAACTCTTTGGCCGCCACACCccctcatgcactcacacagagtAAACTTTCAGATGAGATCACAATACATGACACATATGACACAAAACAAATGCATGTCATGCAAATGGTTGCTGATAATGGACAGTTTTCCTGCATATGATTGAGAATATAAGTTTACGCTGTATGCACTGCGTCTCACTCTCATGGCTGATGTTGTGCCTCTGTCCTGACTCCTGTCATAGCTGTAGCGGTGTCTAGTGTGCGGCCATACTCTGTGCTGCCACCAAGTAGCGACCCCGAGGAGACGGCCATCCTTCACCGGATGATGAGGGTGGACCATGCAGGGGAGTTCGGGGCCAGTCGCATTTATGCCGGTCAAATGGCTGTGCTGGGTAGAACTCAAACCAGGCCACTCATACAGGTATGTGGCATGATCAACCTAGCATACTCAAGAGACTGAACACTGAACAATTTCATTGGCAGTTCTTGCCCTTTGGATACATTTAATGTTCTGATTCTGTGACACTCTGAATAACAACACAGATCATGTACTTCTATTTTGACAGGAAATGTGGGACCAGGAAAAGAAGCACTTGTCCAAGTTCACCGAGATCTTGGGTGAACACAGAGTGCGCCCAACAGCTCTCCTACCACTGTGGAACATTGCAGGCTTTGCACTGGGTAGGGTAAAATCTGTTGGGCAACAAACAGTAGTCTGCTCTGCTCAACAAAGCCAGATTGTGCATAATCACTACATCAGTAGACATGAAGTCATGAGCTACTTTAAGAGAATATCTTTCTTGGCAGCCATTTAaattacacctctctctctttctttcttcctctctctgtctgtctgtctctttctttctctctgtctctctctgtcggtctatctgtctctctctctctctctctctctctctctctctgtctctctctttctttctctctctctctctctctctctctctctctctctctctctctctctgttcccaggTGCCACGTCTGCTCTGCTGGGTAAGGAGGGGGCCATGGCCTGCACGGTGGCCGTGGAGGAGAGCATCTCTGAGCACTACAATAGCCAGATCCGGGCCCTGATGGAGGCCGACCCAGACAGATACATAGAACTGCTACAGGTGAGCCACAAGCCTACCTACTAcaaccaggggcggagcactgaaTACTGGGCCATATGCACCCAGCCCCAGTGGGCCCCCCGCCCCCGATTTAACATTAAGAATCTGAGTCCTGACCCCTGTTGGCTCAGTCCCCCTCCCCAACTCCACATTCATAACCTCCCTGaccaccacaacacaccttgcacacgttttttttttttaaatcccgaATCGATTTTCTTGaatgcccaggtgaaaaagtggttcaatttagtacaataaaagcatgactgaagtgtacttagcatgataaaagtgcactcgtgctttttgtgctaagaaaaaaaagtatgtttacaatatgcttatttaaagtagagtagagagtagagtaccaTGTATTGATCCCAGTGGgaaattaaaggatttatccggagttggaacaagtttgcctaaTTTTTgaatgtttgggatgaaatacagtcactctagagcaaaatcaaggcaaaaggatgcgttttgagaaagtttgataatatcacgttagcctcgttagccatatcagctatgcaatatgaaagatgcggggatcgtttttcggcggttacaaaCATTTCAAAAACCACCATCCCCCCCACGCACCCTCACCAcaaccacaccccccaccccaccaccaacacatccacacccaaccacccaccgaCCACCTCACCAGCACCCCTCCaacaccacacccacccacacacaacaccaccccacaaaacaccccaccaccccacacaacccccacaccccaccacacaccccaccactCCAACCCAGCAACAAAcaccacaacacccacacaccccaccaaCCACAAGCGCACTCAGTCGCCCCCCCTAACCCTATCTCaccaaccccacccacccccaccaccaccaccaacaccacaacacatcaccaacacccccacacaccaccacacacccacccacacaaccacacccGCAACCCACCAACTACCTCCCAccaaccacccacacccacccccgcACAAAAACCACACCACCGCACACCCCaaccaccaacacccccaccaAACAAacccaaccacacaaccacaccacacaatccacaaccccacacacacccacaccacccctACCACACCGACAAAGACCAAACCTccccaacccaccaccaccccccccacaccaccccccacccaccaccacgcaACAGCACcaaacccaccacccccaccgccccacaacagaccccaccacccatcccccaccccagCACAACCAACCCACACACCACTCACCCCCATCATCCACGACAAACACCGCACCCACCACCACAAACCCCACCagcccacacacccccaccaacacccccagcccacccccaccacaaaCCAAAGACCCCCCACTAACCCACCACCGCACACCCCCGCaacccacacccaccaccaccacccccaaccaccagcccccaccacccaccagcacccccccacacacaccaccacccccacaaacATTTTAaggtcttgcacagctcaaaacaacgtcacacttacctcgtaatatgttgagggtatccacacataaaccaaagtgtccaaagcccttcatgtattcttgaaaggtctgcagaatgtgttttgtgatagcatacacacatacataaatgaagacattgctcacaagacgtaacacacatattacacataaaataatcatcatatatagctcactgttacatatatttgccaaggcatctctctctctctcactctctctctctctcacactctctctctctctctctctctctctctctctcacacacacacacacacacacacacaccaaaaataaatgtaaaaagtgtcccacagtgttcacatgtgccttagctgagtggcgcATAGAAGCCATCCACAATGAGGCCATAAAGTGTCAgggtgtccatagtctctctgcctagtacaatgtccatgtaatccttggaaaaaaagatgagatgggggggggggggggtaaacaaGTCGCCCCTTctcgactacacacacacacaccacacaccacacaaacacacaacacacacccacacacacccacccactcacacacacacaaataaaagtgtacatagtggtcacctgtgctgggtggccaaaaaccaaagtgtccaggagtatcagtagtccagggggttacacaagtcgccaactgtgtctcgacacacacaccacacacacacacatacacacacacacacacacacacacacactccgttagatacacacacacacacacacacacacacacacccacaacacacacacaccacaaagtgaCTTAAAAATAGATGTaataagttgctctcaaagaaagtacacttagcgaacatacttcaagtggacttcgaagatgtttgggcTAAAgttgtatttagaggaatatactaaaaGAGTTCTAATTAGtgacttactaaaagtgtatttttaataacatattgcaattgtacttatgattacacttcacccaaatttcttcgaagtgtgattttctatagtgcgctttacaGTAAATCGCATTAACATATTGCTAGTACACTTTtactaagtgcaccatgattgtactttcacccaaatatcttcaaagagtgcttacacaaagtgcatttacccattcATGCAACCATTCATACATGACACattatgcaatgcacttcttggagctacattTATCAAACAGAAGCCATTGatctgaaggaatatttttgtttggcatgaaaatattactcaatGTTATATTCTGAGTTTATTGAAGGAGGTTTTAacttttaaagtggtacacaaaaaatgaccaagtTCCCACCGTAATTATGATGGTCATATATATGTTtcctggtatatataggctcacacttccccaGATATCATGGTGGGAGGCTATGTAGGAACTAGTCGTTCAAACAAAGGATAAAAAGgttaccattagtgatcaattcaaagtGATCAATGCAGGAAGGTGGAaacaagattgaaataaagtgaaatgggTATCTGAAAATCTCTGTAAACAATGCAATGAATGTAAATGGTCAGGTGTGCTAGGGCATGcgatactgtatcactactgtgacatgatggctgtgtgtactgtagctctgaggaccagcatggattgtagtattacatttatataatTTCATGtttacttgggagtgtactgtaaatatacttcaatcATACCTGTTATATATATACAAATACTTATATGATATAATTTTTACAGACTTtaaaaatgttccaatgtagtccaaagagcATGAAGTTAATAACTTTTATTGAAATTCTAGTAAAAGAACAATGTTTATAGAAGTGTACTCGAGCACACTATTAaagccatacgaatgcatgaaaagcgtgtttggagcatactttcaaaagtatgcttgtagtgcacttaaagtcgtcaaaaagcggtgccaatttagcatcctcagtgtgctgcaagtgtgctgaagtactgctttagtagtgcttcagcgcactaatagtgcaatgaagcgcacttaaaatcacagaaaatagtacactttgtactaagtacggtcaaaaaaagtacactttaagtatatgggtttttcacctgggtgatATTGTATTCGGACCTTTAACAGTCCAGCACCAAAATCAATTCCCTATCCAATAGGCCACAGCCTCCGCTCACCAGTAATACCCACAGTATACCCTACAGGCTGACCAGCGGTTCATGGCTTTGGAGTGTCATTTGTGAAAATTAACTAGTGTAGTGCTTCAGGGTATTTCCAACATGAGAAACTCGTCAAACTCTTActgtgaaagtgttgcgttgctaAACTAAATCCtgttgtggctatttacagtggATCATGGAATATACCGGTAgccattaaaggaacagaccacccttttttgattttcacatattttcagtatttccgagcattattcatgaatgtgcatatcattttcgtctatgtgtttgcaatgccccgtttaacagtatagccaaattaggcctagtaatgcaagtctatggtaaaaaataaaacatcatcaaatgtacttataaacctctTTAAAacgaatgtaaaattcaccagagtgtagaACAGCagtttaattccgtccagtgatcacttgtggcttgatgctaaactTACCATTTaattccagtgattatgctaagctatgataATAGTTTTGATCCAAAAAAatgtaagtactgaaaacactgagaagaaaatgatatgcacattcatgaacaatgctgggaaatactgcaaatatgtgaaaatcaaaaaagggtggtctgttcctttaatgaaTGCAAAATGAATGACGGAAGTTCAGTTTTAGTCATCATACACTCTGATACCAGGGAAAAAAACTTTTACCTGACaatatagatattaaatatagaTAAAAGATATGGCTAGATAAAAATAACGATGATGAAAATGATTATGGAGTGATAGAAATCTACAGTAGAACCTGAGAGTGGACAGACTGTTTTGGTATCTCCGTGGAACTCATGAAGGTAAACACTGTGTTGTCAAGCATGACTTAATTTGAAATAATTACCACCTATTGCCTCTCAAAGAGCCGCCTCTTCCCCACTTATTCTCACCAGTGAGGACATGAAAGCATTCTATAACATCCCCAGCAGCATATTATAACGTGTGGCCACGTGTGTGTCTCTATTGTCTGAACGTCAACAGTGGAAGTTGA encodes:
- the LOC134437469 gene encoding 5-demethoxyubiquinone hydroxylase, mitochondrial-like, with amino-acid sequence MQGIAKSGRLLHECSLSVLGPSRQRQLCLSNAAVAVSSVRPYSVLPPSSDPEETAILHRMMRVDHAGEFGASRIYAGQMAVLGRTQTRPLIQEMWDQEKKHLSKFTEILGEHRVRPTALLPLWNIAGFALGATSALLGKEGAMACTVAVEESISEHYNSQIRALMEADPDRYIELLQMIKEFRDDEMEHHDTGLAHDAESVPGFWLIKNVIQAGCKAAIYASERI